A single genomic interval of Littorina saxatilis isolate snail1 linkage group LG17, US_GU_Lsax_2.0, whole genome shotgun sequence harbors:
- the LOC138952514 gene encoding uncharacterized protein — MSDDSSPAHNFRKSTIAAQLARKQPADKSLPIVTTDKKGRKTLTVGNDREEVIDSLPIPADEEESVHLSLQVDSNRNDEEVDPQACTDVSPVNMSQSTSVDPLELTRQLLAEGQLLGLEGAELRAFVLNQKQQTLDREERDAERLERDAERQFQLEQLKIQNANQEGNRNNNSPGRIREDDGFKPKIPFLDDRDDIESWFHQFEHYARDCNLSDAAKASRVVYFLKGKARVIFSKLNEEDANDYDTLKHALYEGFQLTSEDYRKKFRQTKKSATDTYKEHITKLERYLDKWVELAECDQDVKDLKDLLVREQVLDTLPPDLAVHIRDRDPKSAKEIGMIANTYQQSRSNVKTSSTKKFVPKEAYSAKMKETTLAEKDSKKMYHTAVVHIDSPYFDSETEVTVMDDPIYPVLIGKWYGLGKEKKLTPTYPVRDPAWYPGTAAAVTTRAQATEDAQKPSCSHKQGVKEEERLYSPADLKREQASDPSLKTIRQFANSPEGINGIRTAPKSQTKKVPLGRMPPISSVFKRVAVDIIGPVKPMSESKKQYILVSVDYATRYPEAVALKNIQADTVAEALWEMWTRLGIPDEVITDQDTQFTSHLMKEVNDFLSIKHHMTAPFHPQANGLVERFNSTLKSMLKKLAIDQPREWDTFIPALLFAYREAPQESMGFSPFELLYGRSVKGPMQVLRQTWTEEEISGEQKTTAEYVVNLRNRIEETCNVARENLKKAASKQAHFFNKKTKPRTLEVGKRVLLLRPVKNNKLELTWSGPYKVVEKLNEFDYKIQVGRRTRIYHINLIKEYQERELSSATPNPSSSAQASVPASNEEESDEEDGGEEVVAVVMEEDNTMDDDIFKCSKDDEPGKMFH; from the exons ATGAGTGACGACAGTTCCCCAGCTCATAATTTTAGAAAGTCCACCATCGCAGCCCAGTTGGCACGGAAACAGCCGGCCGACAAATCGCTTCCCATAGTGACCACAGATAAGAAGGGAAGAAAAACCCTTACTGTCGGTAACGATCGGGAAGAGGTGATAGACTCGTTACCAATTCCTGCTGACGAAGAAGAGAGTGTTCATCTCTCTCTTCAAGTTGACAGCAACCGTAACGACGAAGAGGTTGATCCACAGGCGTGCACGGACGTGTCACCTGTAAATATGTCTCAGTCCACAAGTGTAGATCCGCTAGAGTTGACTAGACAGCTATTGGCCGAAGGACAGTTGTTGGGGTTAGAAGGAGCCGAGTTGCGTGCATTTGTTCTTAATCAGAAGCAACAAACTCTTGATCGCGAAGAACGTGATGCTGAACGGCTAGAACGTGACGCTGAACGACAATTCCAACTGGAACAGTTGAAAATCCAGAACGCCAACCAAGAGggcaacaggaacaacaactcGCCAGGACGTATTCGCgaagatgatggtttcaagccCAAGATTCCTTTTCTAGACGACCGTGATGACATCGAGAGCTGGTTCCATCAGTTCGAGCATTATGCTCGAGACTGTAACCTGAGTGATGCAGCAAAAGCTTCACGTGTAGTGTACTTTCTGAAGGGTAAGGCGAGAGTCATCTTCTCAAAGCTGAACGAGGAAGACGCTAATGACTACGACACTCTCAAACACGCTTTGTATGAGGGCTTCCAACTCACTAGCGAAGATTATAGAAAGAAGTTTCGCCAAACCAAGAAAAGCGCCACTGACACGTATAAAGAGCACATCACGAAGCTAGAACGGTATCTAGACAAATGGGTGGAATTAGCAGAATGCGACCAAGATGTAAAAGATCTCAAAGATTTGTTGGTCCGTGAGCAGGTGTTGGACACCCTTCCTCCTGACCTCGCCGTTCACATTAGGGATAGAGACCCTAAGAGCGCCAAAGAGATTGGGATGATAGCCAACACATATCAACAATCTAGATCGAACGTCAAAACTTCATCAAC CAAGAAGTTTGTGCCAAAGGAGGCATATTCAGCGAAAATGAAGGAGACTACTCTGGCAGAGAAAGACTCCAAGAAGATGTACCACACCGCCGTGGTGCACATCGATTCACCCTACTTTGACTCCGAGACAGAAGTAACGGTGATGGACGACCCAATTTACCCTGTCCTCATAGGTAAATGGTATGGACTAGGTAAAGAGAAGAAATTGACTCCCACATATCCTGTTCGAGACCCAGCATGGTACCCTGGGACAGCAGCTGCTGTTACCACAAGAGCACAAGCGACAGAGGACGCCCAGAAACCAAGCTGCAGCCACAAACAGGGAgtcaaggaagaagaaagactgTATTCGCCAGCTGATCTGAAGAGAGAACAGGCAAGTGACCCTTCGTTGAAGACCATCAGGCAATTTGCCAACTCTCCAGAAGGGATCAATGGGATACG AACTGCACCGAAAAGTCAGACGAAGAAAGTCCCTCTGGGAAGGATGCCACCCATCAGTTCAGTTTTCAAGAGAGTTGCGGTGGATATCATCGGCCCGGTCAAACCTATGTCGGAGAGCAAGAAACAATACATCTTGGTATCTGTTGACTACGCTACCCGATACCCCGAAGCCGTAGCCCTGAAAAACATCCAAGCAGACACCGTAGCTGAAGCTCTCTGGGAGATGTGGACTAGATTGGGAATCCCAGATGAAGTGATAACGGACCAAGACACACAGTTCACCAGCCACCTGATGAAAGAAGTGAACGACTTTCTCAGCATCAAACACCATATGACTGCACCGTTTCACCCTCAAGCGAATGGTTTGGTCGAAAGGTTCAACTCCACactgaagagcatgctgaaaaagTTAGCGATCGATCAACCGAGGGAATGGGACACGTTTATCCCCGCCCTCCTGTTCGCATACAGAGAAGCTCCACAAGAAAGCATGGGATTTTCGCCGTTTGAGCTGCTGTATGGGAGATCTGTCAAAGGACCCATGCAAGTGCTGCGCCAAACATGGACCGAAGAAGAAATCTCAGGGGAGCAGAAGACTACAGCGGAATATGTAGTCAACCTCAGGAACAGAATAGAAGAAACGTGCAACGTGGCACGTGAGAACCTGAAGAaagcggccagcaagcaagccCATTTCTTCAACAAGAAAACGAAACCAAGGACGCTAGAAGTCGGGAAACGTGTTCTACTTCTACGCCCTGTGAAGAACAACAAGCTGGAACTTACATGGTCAGGTCCCTACAAGGTTGTGGAAAAGTTGAATGAATTCGACTACAAGATCCAAGTTGGCAGAAGAACACGGATCTACCACATCAACCTCATCAAGGAATACCAAGAACGGGAATTGAGTTCCGCCACTCCCAATCCCAGTTCATCTGCCCAAGCGAGTGTTCCTGCTtcaaacgaagaagaaagtgaTGAAGAAGACGGAGGAGAAGAGGTCGTGGCTGTTGTCATGGAAGAGGACAACACGATGGACGATGACATTTTCAA ATGTTCCAAAGACGACGAACCTGGAAAAATGTTCCATTGA